TCCCTCATCAAAAAAATCCACGGAGACTGCGTTGTCTTCTACACTACCGGCAGAAAAAGAGGCTCCCATTCCAGCAGGACAAGTTGTGGTTCCTAAACTACTTATATAAAGATTAGAGAAGTTAACATAAGTATGACGGAAGTCAACAGAACCTGTCAATTGTGTATTGGCAGATGAATACAATGATTGTGCTTTCCCTAATTGTTTATCTGCAATTATCTTTTGCCGTGCATAGTCATTCACTCCATCGGCTGGACCCCAAAGATTCGGAGTTACATCACCGGCATTCGATTGAGCGAAAGCAGCAACAAAAGTTTGGTTTGCTGAATAATTAGTTCCTTTGGACTTTTCAAATAAATAAGAAGCAAGTCCCTTATTATCCCCACCAATTAACTTATTTGTCGGGCCCACGTTGGTGGGATGAACTGCAAACCAGTTGACCATTCCTAGTTCTCTTCCGTCGGCTGCAACCAACTTTAATAATGTCATCGTATGGTCTACGTTAGATGCATAGTAGTTCCTTTCGCTAACTGGGTTTTTGTCATATGCGACTGGTGAACGGTTTTTACTTGCGTCAGTTAAATTTCCTTGGTTGATATACACATTTCCAGGAACTAAGTTTTGGTGAGCCAATTTGATAGAACGATAGATACCATCGACAATTACATCATAGTTTTCTTTTATAAAACCAGCAGTGGTTGCATTGTATAAAAAATAATGTGAATACCCACCAGGACCACTATGGGTGTGGGTAGCAGACAATAAAACGTTTGCTTCGTTGTAATAAGGAGAAAGTTCAGAATCCAAAGCAATTTTTTTACTCACCGCTTGTTTGATGGATTGGAAAATCATTCCTAAATCTGCACTGACAAAAACGACTCGTTTTGAGGCATCTCCAATGATATAGGCCCTTGACCAAAGGCGCATATAAATTCCTTCTGTTTTTTGCGCTGTTTCCGCAAATCCCATCATGCCCACTTCTGCTGCAGGTCCTGTGATATCGTAAATTCCAGCACCGACTAAATATGGCGACGAACCAAGAGTTGGTGCTACTGCACGATTCACTCCTGATGAACTCACCAAATCTGACTGGGAACTATCTGTGGTACCGCTACTCACGAGTCCAAGGATAGGCGATGGGGATGGTTTCTGGTCTGAACAATGCAATACCAGAAAACTACAAACAATGGTAAAACCCAAGCGCACTCGGGATTCTCTTTTGGAATTCATATACTTTCTCCGAATCTAAATTTCTAAATAAAACAGTTTTTCGCTTAGATTTTGTCTTCCCGCCAAGGCCAGCCCAAAACCAAATTCGGTTTATAAGTCTAAACAGTGTTAAAAATAAGGCAAGAAATTTAATCGACATATGTCGATTTTTATAGAGCACTGTTCAGGATTACGCTACAAAGCAAAGGGAATCTCCGAAGGAACTGTACAATTCGAAAGGAAAACGGGTGTTATTTTTCCAAAATGGAAAAAGGTAAGTCACTTACTTTTTTCAGTGAATTGATTTCTCTCGTCCCTCTCGATCTAAATTCCATAAAAATGGAAATTTGATGGCATTTTTTTAGTCGACAGATGTCGGCCAGTGTGACGCAAGTGGCCTGAAGTCCCGGTCCGAATTCTGGTTCCGGTTCTTGAGGAACGATGAAACCAAATTGGAAACCGCAACAAAACTTGAAGTCTATCTTCACTTCTCTTTGTTTACTCAACGCTCTGTCTTGTGCGCCGGCAAAAAATACAGAGCCGGCATTTCTCTCCTTACTTTTGTCCGGTGGGAGTGGACAAACAGAATCCAGCGGAATTGTTTCCTTGGGACTTTCTAAGACTGTCCAAACGGTGAATTCCCCACATAGTTTCGATTACAACCTGACATCCCAAGAAAGAGAAATTTCGATTTCAGAAAAAACAAACAACCAATTCACAGACCAAATTTTTGTGGATGGTCTTGGACGAGAGGTATCTTTCCGAGGATTTAATATTTCAGGAAATATGAAACTCGCACAACACGGATTCAAACCATTTGCCAATGATGCCGATGCCGAATCTGCATTTACTCGGCTTGGAAAAACCACGGGTTCAAATATCATTCGTTATACGATTGCATGGGAAGGAATTCATCCTGCGGTAGATACTATCGATTACAATTACTTAGATGCTGTCATAAACCAAATCAAGAAAGCTACCGCCAAACGAATGTACATTCTACTGGATTACCACCAAGATTTGTTTTCACGCCATCTCTTTAATAAAAACTCATGGCATACGGGAAACGGTGCACCGGCCTGGATCACAAAAGGAGGAAGTTATCCAAACGAATACTGTGGAATCATTTGTGCGAGTTGGAGCCAAAACAATTTAACAAACGAAGCAGTACGCCGCGGCTTCCGTAATTTTTGGAACAATGCACCACTATCAACCACGCTTGGAACAAGGAATATGCAATCCGAGTTCCTTTGGCAAATTGGAAAAACTGCAGCGTATCTCAAAGAGAAACTAAGTGCAGAAGAATTTTCTTACGTACTTGGCCTTGATCCATTTAATGAACCAGTGGATGGGGGCATGGAAGGTTTAACCCCAGCACAGTGGGACAATCAAAAACTATGGCCAATGTACAAAAAAATCCGAACTATCTTAAATCAAAATGGATGGGAAAACAAATGGGTATTTGCTGAACCTCTGGTTTTCTGGAATACAAACGTAGGTTCGGCGATTGCACCTGCAACAGGAGGCGGACATTTACTTTCACCACCTGGCCCTGGTTTTGTTTTTAATTCACACTTTTATGATGCTGGTCGTATGGGAACCGATCTCACTGGTATCGATAACGCCACGTATTTCAAGTATTTAGATGAAATTAGAAAGGAATCTAGATTTTTAAAAATTCCTGTTTTCCTAAGTGAGTTTGGAATGTGGTTGAGAGGTACAGGGGCAAAAGACACTCCGCGGATGATCAGTGCAGTTTACCAAGCAATGGAAATTTCCGATGGGAATCAAACTTCAAAATCTAGATTTGTCGATTTTTACAATCCCATAGTATCAGGAACACAGTGGCATTGGGATTATTATTACAATAACCATGCAGAATATATGAATGGAAATCCAAACAAACTCATTACCACAAAAGATGCATGGAATGAAGAAGACTTTTCTGTAGTGGGTAATTATGGAACCAGTTTCAATGTAAACAATTATACAATTGAACGTGGGTATTTACGTAAGTCCCAAGGCCGAATCATCAGTAGCCATTACAATACGGTAGGATTTGATACTTGGAATAATTTATTTTCTTGGGCCGCGATCAAACCGGGTGAAACAGAACCAAAATACTTTGTTGGAAAAAGGTTCCAGTTAATCATTTGGAAAGGAAGGTTTTCGGGTGCGCCTACTGAAATTTATCTGCCAACTCATTTTGATTTGACAAAGACTGTTTTGATTTCTGAAAAAAGAATTTATCAACAAGGAATTCCAACCACTCCTAACCAAGAATTTAATGAGGTCGTGGCCATTCCCGATCGAAATCGAGAAGTCGGTTCAGGAAATATTTTGCATATTTGGGATGATTTGGACTTGGATGAAAATCCAAATTCTTCCTACCATTATGTTTTGGTTGTGGATGGTGCTAGTGGTTTATATACAGCACAAACACTCCAAGAGATCCAATCTAAACTCAACACTCGGATTCTTTTAGAACAAAAAAGTCCGATTTATTTAACAGGTAAAATGACATACGGCGGATACCCCGCCGAATCATCAAATTAGAGTTAGCTGACTCTCTCCCGAATTTTCCAAATTCCAGATTTGGCTGTTTCTTTGGCATAGGTTCGAAAGTCTTTTGGCTTTCGACCAAGTGCCAACTCCAAATCGTTAACCACTGATTCATTCCGTCCATCAAGTACTGTCCGAAACAAATACGAAGTAAGCCAAAGCACCTCTTCTGGGAGGCCAAAGTTTTTCAAAGTAGCCAAATAATCATCTAACGGAAGTTCTTCGAATGAAATTGTTTGGTTTGTGACTTCCGCTATCGTTTGGAAAACTTCTTTAAAACTGACAAGTTCGGGACCTGTTAGTTCATACAGTTTGTTTTTATGATTGTCAGTGGTAAGTGAGGCAAATGCTAACTCACAAAGGTCATCCAAATCCACAAACGGTTCTCTGGCCTCTACTTTTGGGAATAAAACTCTACCTTCAGTGATCTGTTCTAAAAACATTCCTTCGCTAAAGTTTTGTAGAAACCAACTCGACCGAAGGATGGTCCATTCCAATCCGGAGTTTTGTACAACTTGTTCGCAGGCCATTGCTTCTGGTTCGCCTCTACCGGATAACAAAAAAATCCGTTTTACTTGATTTTTTTGACAGACATGGACCAAAGTTTTTATGGCTTCCAGAGAGGAAGGCACCGCTAAGTCAGGTTGGAAGCTAATGTAAACTTGGTTTATTTCTTTTACAACTTCTTGCCAACCTTCTGGTTTTTCCCAATCAAAAGTTGGTTTCGCTTTTCTTGAACCCAATCGGACAGGAAAACCTGCTTGGTTCAATTTAGATACAATTCTTGATCCAGTTTTTCCATTGGATCCAATGATAAGTGTTTTAGGTTTCATGAATTTAAG
This genomic stretch from Leptospira harrisiae harbors:
- a CDS encoding neutral/alkaline ceramidase, coding for MNSKRESRVRLGFTIVCSFLVLHCSDQKPSPSPILGLVSSGTTDSSQSDLVSSSGVNRAVAPTLGSSPYLVGAGIYDITGPAAEVGMMGFAETAQKTEGIYMRLWSRAYIIGDASKRVVFVSADLGMIFQSIKQAVSKKIALDSELSPYYNEANVLLSATHTHSGPGGYSHYFLYNATTAGFIKENYDVIVDGIYRSIKLAHQNLVPGNVYINQGNLTDASKNRSPVAYDKNPVSERNYYASNVDHTMTLLKLVAADGRELGMVNWFAVHPTNVGPTNKLIGGDNKGLASYLFEKSKGTNYSANQTFVAAFAQSNAGDVTPNLWGPADGVNDYARQKIIADKQLGKAQSLYSSANTQLTGSVDFRHTYVNFSNLYISSLGTTTCPAGMGASFSAGSVEDNAVSVDFFDEGTTVDSLDWNTNTADAFKASFLGGFLGVLWPTSVSEAYKLCHAEKPVLIPTGVASFDGNPWTPPVIPMQIIKIGNLAILAIPAEVSTMAGRRLRSLVKNVMENEYTVIAGLSNSYTSYLTTREEYSSQQYEGASTQFGPNTLLGYEQEFGKLASAMRNGSVSPAGPTPADLTNYQATFQTGVVFDDVPLFKSFGTVFTQPAASYSSGATVNAVFWGAHPKNNMLIGSSFVDVEKQNGSTWTVVARDYDPSTTYRWQRDGVAYSKINVSWNSTSFPAGTYRIRHRGHWKSGWTGAISAYQGVTNNFTVQ
- a CDS encoding cellulase family glycosylhydrolase, whose translation is MKPNWKPQQNLKSIFTSLCLLNALSCAPAKNTEPAFLSLLLSGGSGQTESSGIVSLGLSKTVQTVNSPHSFDYNLTSQEREISISEKTNNQFTDQIFVDGLGREVSFRGFNISGNMKLAQHGFKPFANDADAESAFTRLGKTTGSNIIRYTIAWEGIHPAVDTIDYNYLDAVINQIKKATAKRMYILLDYHQDLFSRHLFNKNSWHTGNGAPAWITKGGSYPNEYCGIICASWSQNNLTNEAVRRGFRNFWNNAPLSTTLGTRNMQSEFLWQIGKTAAYLKEKLSAEEFSYVLGLDPFNEPVDGGMEGLTPAQWDNQKLWPMYKKIRTILNQNGWENKWVFAEPLVFWNTNVGSAIAPATGGGHLLSPPGPGFVFNSHFYDAGRMGTDLTGIDNATYFKYLDEIRKESRFLKIPVFLSEFGMWLRGTGAKDTPRMISAVYQAMEISDGNQTSKSRFVDFYNPIVSGTQWHWDYYYNNHAEYMNGNPNKLITTKDAWNEEDFSVVGNYGTSFNVNNYTIERGYLRKSQGRIISSHYNTVGFDTWNNLFSWAAIKPGETEPKYFVGKRFQLIIWKGRFSGAPTEIYLPTHFDLTKTVLISEKRIYQQGIPTTPNQEFNEVVAIPDRNREVGSGNILHIWDDLDLDENPNSSYHYVLVVDGASGLYTAQTLQEIQSKLNTRILLEQKSPIYLTGKMTYGGYPAESSN
- a CDS encoding NAD(P)H-binding protein, with the protein product MKPKTLIIGSNGKTGSRIVSKLNQAGFPVRLGSRKAKPTFDWEKPEGWQEVVKEINQVYISFQPDLAVPSSLEAIKTLVHVCQKNQVKRIFLLSGRGEPEAMACEQVVQNSGLEWTILRSSWFLQNFSEGMFLEQITEGRVLFPKVEAREPFVDLDDLCELAFASLTTDNHKNKLYELTGPELVSFKEVFQTIAEVTNQTISFEELPLDDYLATLKNFGLPEEVLWLTSYLFRTVLDGRNESVVNDLELALGRKPKDFRTYAKETAKSGIWKIRERVS